In Arachis stenosperma cultivar V10309 chromosome 1, arast.V10309.gnm1.PFL2, whole genome shotgun sequence, one DNA window encodes the following:
- the LOC130983303 gene encoding uncharacterized protein LOC130983303, which translates to MIDKGLCDLGASINLLPLALMKKLQINELTPTDVIIKLADKTKKQAIGVVENVLVKVGNYFLPMDFVILKMEENPIHPIILGRPFLATARALIDVERGELVLRIHDEQLTFNIFKPSQEADHDNKESEEDHNEGLMEETNMETQAPHLKIPIGDNQCDQKEQQPSVIQEELDPLESYETSNKTLLKEETTRSKVTSRNTRKKAPRGWRNKKIPTEDFSPGDEVVSAHFPSIPPHFPTIPSQLPPVYTINKILSLEHVELLNKANGDKFTSRGEDLKHY; encoded by the coding sequence ATGATTGATAAGGGGCtctgtgacctgggagcaagtatcaacttatTGCCTCTGGCCCtcatgaaaaagcttcaaatcaatGAGCTAACACCCACAGATGTAATCATCaaattggctgacaaaactaAAAAACAGGCTATAGGAGTGGTTGAgaacgtgttagtgaaggttgggaACTACTTCCTGCCCATGGACTTTGTTATCCTGAAAATGGAAGAGAACCCCATCCATCCCATTATCCTGGGGAGGCCATTTTTAGCCACAGCCAGGGCGCTTATAGATGTGGAGCGAGGAGAGCTAGTATTAAGGATACACGATGAACAGCTCACCTTCAACATTTTCAAACCATCACAAGAAGCAGATCATGATAACAAAGAGTCAGAGGAAGATCACAATGAGGGGCTGATGGAAGAGACAAACATGGAAACACAAGCACCACACCTGAAAATTCCCATTGGTGACAACCAATGTGATCAGAAGGAGCAACAGCCAAGTGTAATCCAAGAGGAACTAGACCCACTAGAGTCATATGAGACAAGCAACAAAACCCTCCTGAAAGAAGAAACCACAAGGAGCAAAGTGACATCAAGGAACACAAGGAAAAAGGCCCCAAGgggatggagaaacaagaaaatccctACAGAAGATTTCTCTCCAGGAGATGAAGTGGTCTCTGCCCACTTTCCATCTATACCACCTCATTTCCCCACCATTCCATCTCAGCTGCCGCCAGTGTACACTATCAACAAAATCTTGTCCTTAGAACATGTAGAGCTTCTTAATAAAGCCAATGGAGACAAATTCACTTCAAGGGGGGAAGATTTGAAGCACTACTGA